The sequence GTCCAGCGAACGCTCCCGAGTCCCAGCCGTGAAATGGCCTGCTTCCACGGTTCACTGAACAATCTCACATAGCTGCCCCTGCCCAGGGCCTTCCACTCACACGCGCACATAAATGTCCACACGTGTACCAGCCGGGCCAGATATATTGGCCTTCAGGCTAGTGCCACACCGGCAACATCGCTCATACCTCCACCCATTCCCCCTCCCGCTCCCAGCCTGAGGTTTATGAGGCTGAGGCGGCCGTGCTTGGCGGCGCTGGTCACATAATGCAGGATCATGCCGGGCTGTGGCTCTGCTGAGGGCTGAGCGATGTGTGCTGGCTGTCAGTGCTCGTCTCAGCCTCTCTGTCACCTCTCTCCGGGCCGCTGGCAGAGACTTTCTGCTGACTGTCTGCCTTTGGCCGGAGTTACAGCTCTGTATCCCAGAGCCCCAACACTCAGCTAAAGCATTCCTCCCAACTTTAACCCACTTTTCTGTTCAGATGAAAGCCATTtggatttcaacaggttttttcGGTGATGAGATTTTTAGCATGAGAAGATTTTTGTAAGTCTTTCTTCTTTTCTCTCCCAAAGGAGACTGACGCTCATGAGTAAGCTGCAACATCAAATCAAAACAATCAAATCTTTGATTAGTGCACATTTGAACCTATACTTATTTGTATAGTTTGTGTTTTAACATGATTAGAACTAGGATTTTTTTTCATTATCATTCATTATTACAATTACTTATAAATAGCATTATCTTGCTTTTTTCATCTAGTATTAACTGAACTGAAGGGCAGCAATCATTTGCAGCAGAAGCAATTTTATCTGATGAGAATTGGAAACATTTATTTCTGCCCTAAAGAGACATTTCGTCTGGTCCCTTTTCTCAGTTTTCATTCAATTCTATGAACAATAACCATTGGCTTCCATATCCTTGTGTGGCAGCTACTGGTAGCCCCCAAACTGCCACCATTGAGAGAAGTCCTCACACAATAGGCCATCCTGCAGTCTCCAATCAAGCTGTCTGCATGGCATATTGAGTGGCTGGCTGTAATTATGTGTACGATAATAACGGGCCCATTGTGAGTGACTAACAGCAGGGTGGAGGCTCTGAACTGCAGGGTTGTTCCATCAACCTGTTGTCTTCCGGCTCAGATATGGAGAATACTGACACGGTGACTCATAAACTGGTCTTTCAAGGCGCTAGTTTTACCTCTGATTCATACTGGTACATAAGAGAAATGGGGAAGAATAAGCATGTGCGCGCCCAATGACACACTCGGGAAGAAAAACTCAGACACgcacacagaggcatgaaaaggTTTTGAGAGTGAGATGTGAATTTTATAGTGAGAGCTCTGAATGGCCAGAGAAGAGAAATTATTGGATGTCTCCCCCACAGAAGCGTGCTACTGCCACCTGGTGGCCATGTTAGTACAGGAAGTAACAAGCCTCTGCAGGTCTGGATGTACTTGTCGGGGCTTGTAGGTGATACCCGTAGGTTTAGTTGATCGAGAGAATGAATCATCATCTGAAACTCGGGTCCTCCCTTTTATTATGTAACATTCAGACCTGCTGAGGCAAATCCTTACGAGTCCAACTAGATTTGAATTGTGAAGTAAAAGCGGTTTGAAATCCTGATGTTTTTCCTCTCTCCTGCACAGAAGGGGGAAGGGACCCTCTCTACGCCCAGATCAACAAAGGGAAGAAATAAAGAGACACGCAGGAAGACGGACCTGAGCAGCACTGAGAGAACGGGGGGGATAACCCTCAccgttgtgtggtgtgtgtgtggtgtgtgtgtgtgtgtgtgtgtgtgtgtgtgtgttgtgtgtgtgtgtgtgtgtgtgtgtgtgtgtgtgtgtgtgtgtgtgtgtgtgtgtgtgtgtgtgtgtgtgtgtgtgtgtgtgtgtgtgtgtgtgtgtgtgtgtttgcgtgacTGGCATATCTCCCAGCCTGCCAagcccttcttcttcttcttcttctcctcctcctcctcctcggctAACAGCCTCCCAGGAGGAGCCTCCACGCTCCCTCTGCCCTCCCGCtgtgctcttcctcctcctcctcctcctgagaGGAGTGAGCCCTCTTGGTCATTCACTCCAGGCAGGAGGGATATCAATCACCGAGACGGATCCAGTTCTCCCTCCACTGCGCtgtcttctcctctcctctcccctccCTGTGGTGACTCACACACAGCCTTACAGACATAACCTGCTCCTCCCCTAGCTCCCTTCTTccttccttccctccctcctcttctctgtgtttgctCATACACTCCTCCCTCTGCCTCCTGTTCTGGCCAGAGGACTGTGCCGTCAAGGGAGACTGAATCAAGCAGTGCCTcgctgtctcacacacacacacaccgctcgcTCATCAGGATTAGAATGATCATCTTTCATTTAATGGACAGAATGTGCACCTGAAGCGAGTGGATCCTGCAGGAGGAGCTGGACTCTAACGAGCCTATCCAGAGGCCCGTTACTAGGATCACTGCTTCTGATGGGATTGTTGGTTTGGGCAATGTCTCCCAATTCTGTGAGTGTCTGCTGGATTCACTATGCAAGAAACAGACTCTCTGGGAGCTACTCCACCCAAATACACAACACAACAATCAGCTTACATATACtcctatcacacacacacacacacacacacacacaacacacacacacacacacacacacacaacacacacacacaacacaccacacacacacacacacacaccacacacacgcacacacatgcagtcATCTCCCACCCTCTCTAACATACACATCATTTGCCAACGTCTGTCCTCACAGACAGACGCACACTGAGGCCAGAGGACCGGACAAACTGAGGATGGACGCTGAGAAGGAAGTGTTTTGCAACAGATTCTGTGATCGAACTGTTCATTCTCTATAGCTTTTGTACAATACtgattaaaaaaagaagaaattaaaaaattgaatttttattttataagtcAATCAAGCCGCTGGGTCAGCTCTATAGGAGTTATAGAGTCAACCATGGCTTTAAGCATCGGATCGTTGGTTTGCCAAACTCATTTTGTAAATAACGACAACAACAACCATTTTGTCTAATGGACTTCTGTGCCATAAAATAGGAAGGCTTCAGTTATGCAAACTCTCGACGTTAACCAAGCAATACCAACATATGTTTCTTTTCCTGTTTTCCCACTATGTTTTGTAATCCTCTAATGTTGTTTTGATTTTGTGCATGGATGTTGTTGGTCTTGTCTTAACCTCACTTACTAATCCTGTTTCCAGCTGCAACCCTGCTCGTTTCTGTCTTTTCGAGTCCACCACCTCACATTGATAGCCGATCAGCTTCTGCAGTTTATGTCACCAATGGCCTATGTATGTGTTTCTGTACCTCACACTCTCTATGTTGCAGAGGACATGTGTCACTCACTGTAACGTAGTCTGCTCCTCCATCCATTCCCCCCTCTATAGTCTTTGAGATACGGTGATGCTCCGCCccatctgtctgtctgctgGTCAGGTGCCAACTGCTGCTGTCCCCGCGTCTGTGTGTGGACGGCAGCTTCCTCTGCTACAACTACATCAACTTTGATGCCAATGACTCCCTATTTTATGGCCAGAGTCCCCCATGTCACTGAGAACTCTTTTGGACTATGATGTTGATTCACTTTCAAATTTGACAACTAGAAGATGAGCAGAGAAGTTGAATAAAAAGGGAAACGTGCTGTTTGAGTACATAACATTTCTAGACCTATTTTAACTTACCTCAGCTAACAGTTTCTTAATGTAAATTGACACATTATTTTTATCTTTATGAATATGACATTCTACAGTGGGTTTTTAGATGATTTTTTTGGTTCTCTCTTGATTTATGTATTCCACCATGTATTACTGTAACAAATAAACACATCCCAAATGACTGatatgtctatgtgtgtgtctctgttgtaatgaggttgtgtgtgtgtgtttgaaagagAAAGTGAGCCTAATGGTGTGTGCCTGGCAGAGGTGACCACAGTGAGTCTTTAGCTATAGTGTAAAGCAAGTTCCACAGTATGTTGCTGTAATTTAACACAGCTTTAATGGCCTGTCACATTCTGCTCCACTGGCAGCCTCTAATGCAAGCTGTCATAAGCTTTATTAGCAAGCCACTACAGAACAAAGACCTCGTCCTCTTATTTTGCCTCTCCCCTCCTCCCTGTGGAAAAGGGGAAAACACATCAAGACAACTTTAACACACTCGTTGATTCAATAATTGTATTCAGGAGAAATTCAAACTAGAAGACAATAAAGACACTTATCTGTGATATTTTTTCCACAATGTCTTCCAAATACCTTGTCCCAGTTACTTAATAATCCACATATCTCACTGTCGGCAGTTTTCTTTGTAAACATTTCTTCTATGAAAGCTGTCCACACATGGGATTCCGTTCACGCCATTGTCTTATTGTGTTGGCAACATTTTGTATtgatgtaacaaagttcgtgactccaccacgcattgtggtgttaagaagtcgtggtggagtcacgcattctggtgagatcaggttcaATTGGAAACATCTGCATAACTGGATACAACCAAGGGTAAGTGGAAATGCGTACATGTATATTGGTTATTGGGTGATCTGCCCCTTTTAAGGTTCGTCTAATCTGCAGTTTCTATAGTTTTTAAGATTGTTTCTACACAGACAGTAATACAACGACAAAAATGTTTTTACATGAGGTCTAAGCTCTTGAGCTGCTGAGTCCCTGCACACATGTCAGTGAAAGCAAATGCATACCTAAATACTATGTAATAATAAACCTGGAATGTTGACAAGCCTCTTTTGCTTGCTTTTTCTTTATGTTAACTTTCAAGATTAAACTTCAGCTGCAGACAACATGCACCGATGGACAACATCTtcccacaggagcaaacacaccTATATTGTTAGGATTCAGGATGTTCTGTATTGGCAAAATCACGGTGGATATTTAACAGTTTTAAGAACACAACTCCAGGTGCGAGGTTTCATGACAGTGACTCACATTTGCGCGTAACACCGTGCAGCCAGGCAACATTCCCGAaggataaaaacacaacaatcctAGCTGTTGAGAGTCACTGCGCTGCTCTAAATGCTCAACCGGGGCCAAGACCCGTTTGACGAGACGGGCTGTTTTGTAAAGACGAGTGTCAGTATTCCTACTCAACCTCATTCCTGCCCCGAAACCATCTCCTGTGCGCAAGGGACGCACACCAGTCTCGATCAGCACGGAGCAGAGACGCACTGAGTTGGCACAGGATTTATAAAGCGTTACAACTGTTAACTGTGATTTATTTGCACATATAATGAGAAGCTGATAAAGGAACTCACTGGAGTTAACTTACTCGACTAAGAAGGAATTTTGACGTTTCGGTGGACATTTAGACACAATGGATCAGGTATGTGGCCCTTTAATATCAAACATTACGCAAAGTGTGTTTAACTTTGCTTTATGTTATCATAATTATACTATTTGCAATACTATTGTTATAATTGATATTGTGTTAATAGGTGTAATCTTTGACAGCATAGTAAGCTTTGACTGAGTTAGTAGTACAGACTAATTGTCTGGCAGCTATTTATTATATAAATACAGGCCTCCTATGTGTTTGTTGACATTTGTTGAAAGATCACTATCAGGTTGGAAATACTTGTAGATATGCTAATGAGTAAAAAAAATCATTGTTATGTGAAGGGTAGAACATGGCCATGGTTTCAATCTTCATCTTAGCTAAGCACCACACTATCTTTCATAACAAGTGACATCTTTTTTGTGATAACAAGTAAACATATACTTTCTGTATTTGCCTGAGCGTAGTATTGTACATCAGCTTTACATTGTTCGGTCCTTTCACCAGGAGGTCACGCTGGACTTTAAGGCCCTGATGGCCAAGTTTCAGGAGGAAGAACTTCTTCTGAAGCAACCGAAGAGCAGACCTGCCCTCCCAGACAAACCTAAAAGTGTCCCCCCTCCCACGAGTCCCTCTCACTTCCTCCCTGCAGGAGCACGCCCCTCCCTTCTGACCTCCATCAACCAGACCCTCGGTGGGAAAACAGTTAATGCCCCCAAAGTGATCTTCAAAGAGGATAAGAAGCAGAGCAAAACGCCTCTCATCTCTAAGGGCAAAGACAAGATTGAAGTGAAGCTGAAAAAAGCGAAAGACAAGACAATGAAAGGAAGCAAAGAGAAGCTTGAAGAGATTTCAGAGGATCTGAAAccgaagaaagtgaagaagctCCCGCAGCTCCCTGGAGCATCTAAGGAGAAAACTGCTGAGCTGGTGCCAGCCGCACCCCCACCTACAGGCATAGTGTCAAAGAAGAGGGGCATCCTGGATTTCATGAAGTCAACAAAAAGAAATTCAGCAGAGGTCCCTGAAGATCAGATCTTAGACTCTCCCACCTTAGGCATTACTGGACCAGCGCCACTTATCCCAGTACATGTTGACTATGGTGTTGTAGCACCTGACATTTCTGCCCCAAGGGCCCTTCTACCAAACATCCCCATCTTACCGGACTCAGCTGCTGTAATGGAAATAACCCCGCCCTCCACTATCCCTGCCTCTCCCGAACTGACCCCCCCTCCTACCTTTGTTCCTGATATCCCAGATCTCCAAGTGCCAACCTTAGAGATTGAAACTCCTCTTGAGATGGAGACTCCTGCAGTGCACATTTCCAGGCCTGCTAGTCAGAATGAAGTCATTACCAATCCACCCACCGATTCCCCAACCCCCCCACCCAGTCTTGCCATCTCTATTCCTTCTCCAGTGGCCCCCACTCCTCCTCCATCACTTCCTGAGCCTGAGATTGCTGCTGAGGCTTGTGTAGAGGCTGTAAATAtatctgcagtggagacgccgcctcctcctcctcctcctagaACAGACCCTCCATCCATTCCGTCGTCTCCCAAAGCTGAGCGACCCATCTCGGCCCTCTCTGCCCTCTCCAGGGCGGAGGATATGAGCCCAGCGAGAAAGATGTCTCCGGTTGACCAGAGGATCTTCAATGCGCTGGAGAAGGCACGCAAGAAGATTGGGTAAACAAAAGAACTTTCTCTGcgccgaaacataattaaaacaacatttgaAACATTGTTCAAGTGATGGAGGGTAGGACCAAATGTTCAGCTGATTCATGCTATTTAGTGGGTTTCTAATGTGT is a genomic window of Pseudochaenichthys georgianus chromosome 4, fPseGeo1.2, whole genome shotgun sequence containing:
- the LOC117445896 gene encoding uncharacterized protein, with product MDQEVTLDFKALMAKFQEEELLLKQPKSRPALPDKPKSVPPPTSPSHFLPAGARPSLLTSINQTLGGKTVNAPKVIFKEDKKQSKTPLISKGKDKIEVKLKKAKDKTMKGSKEKLEEISEDLKPKKVKKLPQLPGASKEKTAELVPAAPPPTGIVSKKRGILDFMKSTKRNSAEVPEDQILDSPTLGITGPAPLIPVHVDYGVVAPDISAPRALLPNIPILPDSAAVMEITPPSTIPASPELTPPPTFVPDIPDLQVPTLEIETPLEMETPAVHISRPASQNEVITNPPTDSPTPPPSLAISIPSPVAPTPPPSLPEPEIAAEACVEAVNISAVETPPPPPPPRTDPPSIPSSPKAERPISALSALSRAEDMSPARKMSPVDQRIFNALEKARKKIGQPTNPTESYSFTPPSEERPPSPTISLPDIPPIDYEGKLNSLDHRQASPALEGITDEGSDPVPELLVVPPPPPKRLRPDPESLGVAPEKPHRPPSVNLWEFIPPPPLEEIPALPEFSEADPTDIPEFDDVTSDAYPPELQVPEWGGWGLHRSRDSRSTEPAGV